From Cellulomonas oligotrophica, a single genomic window includes:
- a CDS encoding ATP-dependent helicase, whose product MVHDGAAERVLPGLDEHQTAAVLAPPGPVRIMAGAGTGKTRTLTHRIAYQHLTGAVPADAVLALTHSTKAAGELRDRLGRLGVGAVQARTFHAAALRQLRYFWRATGLPGDGPVLLDADGGATFYRYLRAALGAVLRTPGRDVDAALVTDLATELAWAAARDLTPEEYEAQAAGAGRRPGMAVPTVAGAMRRYAAAKRDAGVLDFADLLAFCARLLEQDADVAAAVRRQYTAFAVDEYQDTDPAQQRLLDAWLGGRDELVVVGDARQAVYAFKGADTALLRDFTVRFPHAVTVDLVQDHRSTTQVVDAANRLMAGRPEAAGPPLVGMRGDGPAPVVLRCDDEDAQIVATVQRWLRAGVPAHEIAVLHRFNAQAVPITAALRDAGVPVTAGDGTRYFERREIAQVLTALRRRASEAPDDDPAPALHAALARAGYDPDDPPDGTGAARERWDALHALGALVAGLPEHLTRTLRALSADLDRRAAEDHAPPGRGAVTVTTIHRAKGLEWEACVVARATDGSLPSVYATTPAELAEERRLAYVATTRARRHLVATWAAGRRGGRPARRSPFLDALAPAPTRPVGASASARPVAPDRVARGPAAAAGAPFTAGQRVTHDRHGLGRVVDVRGARVTVDFGADGRRTLTPDGRLVAL is encoded by the coding sequence GTGGTGCACGACGGGGCGGCGGAGCGCGTGCTCCCGGGGCTGGACGAGCACCAGACCGCTGCCGTCCTCGCGCCCCCGGGGCCCGTGCGGATCATGGCCGGCGCCGGGACCGGCAAGACCCGCACCCTCACGCACCGCATCGCGTACCAGCACCTGACCGGGGCGGTGCCGGCCGACGCGGTGCTCGCGCTGACGCACTCGACGAAGGCCGCGGGCGAGCTGCGGGACCGGCTGGGCAGGTTGGGGGTCGGCGCCGTCCAGGCCCGCACGTTCCACGCGGCCGCGCTGCGGCAGCTGCGCTACTTCTGGCGCGCGACGGGCCTGCCCGGGGACGGTCCGGTGCTGCTGGACGCCGACGGAGGAGCGACGTTCTACCGCTACCTGCGCGCCGCCCTGGGTGCGGTGCTGCGGACCCCGGGCCGTGACGTCGACGCCGCCCTGGTCACCGACCTGGCGACCGAGCTGGCGTGGGCCGCCGCGCGCGACCTGACGCCCGAGGAGTACGAGGCGCAGGCGGCCGGCGCCGGGCGGCGGCCCGGCATGGCGGTCCCGACCGTCGCCGGGGCGATGCGCCGGTACGCGGCGGCGAAGCGCGACGCCGGCGTGCTCGACTTCGCGGACCTCCTCGCGTTCTGCGCGCGGCTGCTCGAGCAGGACGCCGACGTGGCGGCCGCCGTGCGCCGGCAGTACACCGCGTTCGCCGTCGACGAGTACCAGGACACCGACCCGGCGCAGCAGCGGCTGCTCGACGCGTGGCTCGGCGGGCGGGACGAGCTGGTCGTGGTCGGCGACGCCCGGCAGGCCGTCTACGCGTTCAAGGGCGCGGACACCGCGCTGCTGCGGGACTTCACGGTGCGGTTCCCGCACGCCGTGACCGTCGACCTGGTGCAGGACCACCGCTCGACCACGCAGGTCGTCGACGCCGCGAACCGGTTGATGGCCGGCCGCCCCGAGGCCGCCGGGCCACCGCTGGTCGGCATGCGCGGCGACGGGCCCGCCCCCGTGGTCCTGCGGTGCGACGACGAGGACGCGCAGATCGTCGCGACCGTGCAGCGCTGGCTGCGCGCCGGGGTGCCCGCGCACGAGATCGCGGTCCTGCACCGCTTCAACGCCCAGGCCGTCCCGATCACCGCGGCGCTGCGCGACGCCGGCGTCCCCGTGACCGCCGGCGACGGCACGCGGTACTTCGAGCGGCGCGAGATCGCGCAGGTGCTGACCGCGCTGCGCCGGCGGGCGTCGGAGGCGCCCGACGACGATCCGGCCCCGGCCCTGCACGCCGCGCTGGCCCGGGCCGGCTACGACCCGGACGACCCGCCGGACGGCACCGGCGCCGCCCGCGAGCGCTGGGACGCCCTGCACGCCCTGGGCGCGCTGGTGGCGGGGCTGCCGGAGCACCTGACCCGGACGCTGCGCGCCCTGTCGGCCGACCTGGACCGCCGCGCCGCCGAGGACCACGCACCGCCGGGACGCGGGGCCGTCACGGTCACGACCATCCACCGCGCCAAGGGCCTGGAGTGGGAGGCGTGCGTCGTCGCCCGCGCGACCGACGGCTCCCTGCCGTCGGTGTACGCGACGACGCCCGCCGAGCTCGCCGAGGAGCGTCGCCTGGCATACGTCGCGACGACGCGGGCGCGGCGGCACCTCGTCGCGACCTGGGCCGCGGGCCGGCGCGGCGGCCGGCCCGCCCGGCGGTCGCCGTTCCTCGACGCGCTCGCGCCGGCACCGACCCGCCCGGTCGGTGCGTCGGCGTCCGCGCGGCCCGTCGCCCCGGACCGCGTGGCGAGGGGCCCGGCCGCGGCGGCAGGTGCGCCGTTCACCGCCGGGCAGCGGGTCACGCACGACCGTCACGGGCTGGGCCGCGTCGTCGACGTCCGCGGGGCGCGGGTGACGGTGGACTTCGGGGCGGACGGTCGGCGGACGCTCACGCCGGACGGCCGGCTCGTCGCCCTCTGA
- a CDS encoding TetR/AcrR family transcriptional regulator yields the protein MPTPERTSLAQIVAAGRDVLEAQGEARLTMQAVAEAVGVRAPSLYKRVRDRDALLALVAGATVDDLADRLTASDGTVAGVARAYRAFAHERPQGFRLLLSGGPDPEHLARVSAPVLRIAADLVGEADALEAARLVTAWATGFLTMELSGAFRLGGDLDEAFEYGLARLSVALRATG from the coding sequence ATGCCCACGCCGGAGCGCACGTCCCTCGCCCAGATCGTGGCCGCCGGCCGCGACGTGCTTGAAGCCCAGGGGGAGGCGCGCCTCACCATGCAGGCGGTCGCCGAGGCGGTGGGGGTCCGGGCGCCGTCGCTGTACAAGCGGGTGCGCGACCGTGACGCCCTGCTGGCCCTCGTGGCGGGAGCGACGGTCGACGACCTCGCCGACCGGCTCACGGCCTCGGACGGCACCGTGGCCGGGGTCGCGCGCGCCTACCGCGCGTTCGCGCACGAGCGGCCGCAGGGGTTCCGGCTGCTCCTGTCCGGAGGTCCCGACCCCGAGCACCTCGCCCGCGTCAGTGCGCCGGTGCTGCGCATCGCGGCCGACCTCGTGGGGGAGGCCGACGCCCTCGAGGCGGCCCGCCTCGTCACGGCGTGGGCGACCGGGTTCCTCACCATGGAGCTCTCCGGCGCGTTCCGGCTCGGGGGTGACCTGGACGAGGCCTTCGAGTACGGGCTCGCCCGCCTCTCCGTGGCGCTGCGAGCGACCGGCTGA
- a CDS encoding MBL fold metallo-hydrolase — translation MATYRSHYYHASVRRGTPMKIGPHLHRIGNDVVAAYLVDTPDGVTVVDAGLAGHWTDLLRELAAMGRTLADVRGVVLTHGDTDHLGFAERLRREQGVPVYVHAADADRARGGDKPRPTVGRWRPAAVLGFLAHALRKGGLRTTYLTEVVEVGDGDVLPLPGAPRVVGMPGHSPGSIAVHVPVADAVMVGDALTTRDVLTGRTGLRPAPFTDDPAQALDSLARLAGLGATWVLPGHGAPWRGDLAAVQEEVRRAAAGHGG, via the coding sequence ATGGCTACGTACCGTAGCCATTACTACCACGCGTCCGTCCGGAGAGGCACGCCCATGAAGATCGGCCCGCACCTGCACCGCATCGGCAACGACGTCGTCGCCGCCTACCTGGTCGACACCCCCGACGGTGTCACGGTCGTCGACGCCGGCCTGGCGGGCCACTGGACCGACCTGCTCCGCGAGCTCGCCGCCATGGGCCGCACCCTCGCCGACGTGCGCGGCGTGGTCCTGACCCACGGGGACACCGACCACCTCGGCTTCGCCGAGCGCCTGCGCCGCGAGCAGGGCGTGCCCGTCTACGTGCACGCCGCCGACGCCGACCGCGCACGGGGCGGCGACAAGCCGCGACCCACCGTCGGGCGGTGGCGGCCCGCCGCGGTCCTCGGCTTCCTCGCCCACGCCCTGCGCAAGGGCGGCCTGCGCACCACGTACCTCACCGAGGTCGTCGAGGTGGGCGACGGTGACGTCCTGCCGCTGCCCGGGGCCCCGCGCGTCGTCGGGATGCCGGGGCACTCCCCCGGGAGCATCGCCGTGCACGTGCCCGTCGCGGACGCCGTGATGGTCGGCGACGCGCTCACCACGCGCGACGTGCTGACCGGACGCACCGGGCTCCGGCCGGCCCCGTTCACCGACGACCCGGCGCAGGCGCTCGACTCGCTCGCACGGCTCGCCGGGCTCGGGGCGACGTGGGTCCTGCCCGGGCACGGCGCACCGTGGCGCGGGGACCTGGCCGCCGTGCAGGAGGAGGTGCGCCGCGCCGCCGCCGGTCACGGGGGCTGA
- a CDS encoding DUF7455 domain-containing protein, with amino-acid sequence MSTTTADAPTAPAVLTREDRCDRCGAQAFVRATLGGSDGTALHFCGHHFRAHELKLVAAGATILDERHRIDERA; translated from the coding sequence ATGAGCACCACGACCGCCGACGCCCCCACCGCCCCCGCCGTCCTCACCCGCGAGGACCGCTGCGACCGCTGCGGCGCCCAGGCCTTCGTCCGCGCCACGCTCGGCGGCAGCGACGGGACGGCGCTGCACTTCTGCGGGCACCACTTCCGCGCCCACGAGCTCAAGCTGGTGGCCGCGGGCGCGACGATCCTCGACGAGCGGCACCGCATCGACGAGCGCGCCTGA
- a CDS encoding glycoside hydrolase family 6 protein, which yields MPRHAPLPRAARTLTSFIALATAALLVLVALAPAPAFAGTPTDRLAAGTTLAAGRTLTSTSGTYRLTVGADGDVTVRRGSGPVLWHTGTTGSPGARLVQQASGALEVRSKAGALLWSTGVRSAGARSIIKPDGRVYTISKAGATVWKSTTDGPALRRGAAADRMPSGGLLLAGEHVAQGDVRLTMRADGDLVLTRDATVLWRTGTSRAGAYARVTAGGALEVVTGTTVLWSSGTRSAGARLVVKDHGRVYVISTAGASVWSSPAAPTVRVPAVVTMPLPEPLPVVGGPGAGATLDGSTGTERVYRTVLQDAPQYADPSSDAARAARAARSQGRTADAALLEKAASGGAARWLGTADGTTSVRAYTAAATAAGRTPVLVPYAIPYRDCGSYSAGGFATAAEYRAWVDEVAAGLRGSAAVVVVEPDALLQLERCGDRAERLALLRYSVDAYAAAGAEVYLDAATSNSFGWSADQLEDMALRLRAAGVDRAAGFALNTSNFQPTAHEVAYGTYLSALLGGPAFVVDTSRNGLGPQVGPDGTVWCNPEGRALGARPSATGTGPHVADLWVKTPGRSDGTCGGGPAAGTFWEPYLLGLAARAAW from the coding sequence ATGCCACGCCACGCCCCGCTCCCCCGTGCCGCCCGGACGCTGACGTCCTTCATCGCGCTCGCGACCGCCGCGCTGCTCGTGCTCGTGGCGCTCGCGCCCGCACCCGCCTTCGCGGGGACGCCGACGGACCGGCTGGCCGCCGGCACGACGCTGGCCGCGGGCCGGACGCTGACGTCGACGTCGGGCACGTACCGGCTGACGGTCGGGGCGGACGGCGACGTGACCGTGCGGCGCGGCAGCGGGCCGGTGCTGTGGCACACGGGCACGACCGGCAGCCCGGGCGCGCGGCTGGTGCAGCAGGCGTCCGGGGCGCTGGAGGTGCGGTCGAAGGCGGGTGCGCTGCTGTGGAGCACCGGGGTGCGCTCCGCGGGCGCGCGGTCGATCATCAAGCCGGACGGGCGCGTGTACACGATCAGCAAGGCGGGGGCGACGGTGTGGAAGAGCACCACCGACGGACCGGCGCTGCGCCGGGGCGCGGCCGCCGACCGCATGCCGTCGGGCGGCCTGCTGCTCGCCGGCGAGCACGTGGCGCAGGGCGACGTGCGGCTGACGATGCGCGCCGACGGGGACCTGGTGCTCACGCGGGACGCCACCGTGCTGTGGCGGACCGGCACCTCGCGGGCGGGCGCGTACGCCCGGGTGACCGCCGGGGGCGCCCTGGAGGTCGTCACGGGCACCACGGTGCTGTGGTCGTCGGGCACGCGCTCGGCCGGCGCGCGGCTCGTCGTGAAGGACCACGGACGCGTCTACGTGATCTCGACGGCCGGCGCGAGCGTCTGGTCGTCGCCGGCGGCGCCCACCGTCCGGGTGCCGGCCGTGGTGACGATGCCGCTGCCCGAGCCGCTGCCCGTGGTGGGCGGCCCGGGCGCCGGGGCGACGCTCGACGGCTCGACCGGCACCGAGCGGGTCTACCGCACGGTCCTGCAGGACGCGCCGCAGTACGCCGACCCGTCGTCGGACGCCGCCCGGGCCGCGCGCGCTGCGCGGTCGCAGGGCCGCACCGCCGACGCGGCGCTGCTGGAGAAGGCCGCGTCGGGCGGTGCCGCCCGCTGGCTCGGGACCGCCGACGGCACGACGAGCGTGCGCGCGTACACCGCCGCCGCGACGGCCGCGGGACGCACGCCCGTCCTCGTGCCCTACGCGATCCCCTACCGCGACTGCGGCAGCTACTCCGCGGGCGGGTTCGCGACGGCCGCGGAGTACCGGGCGTGGGTCGACGAGGTCGCGGCCGGCCTGCGCGGCTCCGCGGCGGTGGTCGTCGTCGAGCCGGACGCGCTGCTGCAGCTGGAGCGGTGCGGCGACCGCGCCGAGCGTCTCGCCCTGCTGCGGTACTCGGTCGACGCGTACGCGGCGGCGGGCGCCGAGGTGTACCTCGACGCCGCGACCAGCAACAGCTTCGGCTGGAGCGCGGACCAGCTGGAGGACATGGCGCTGCGCCTGCGGGCCGCGGGCGTCGACCGGGCGGCGGGCTTCGCGCTGAACACGTCGAACTTCCAGCCGACCGCGCACGAGGTCGCGTACGGCACGTACCTGTCGGCGCTGCTGGGCGGCCCGGCCTTCGTGGTGGACACCTCGCGCAACGGTCTCGGGCCGCAGGTCGGGCCCGACGGCACGGTCTGGTGCAACCCCGAGGGGCGGGCGCTGGGTGCGCGGCCCTCGGCGACGGGCACGGGTCCGCACGTCGCCGACCTGTGGGTCAAGACACCGGGACGGTCCGACGGCACGTGCGGCGGCGGCCCCGCGGCCGGGACGTTCTGGGAGCCGTACCTCCTCGGCCTGGCGGCCCGCGCGGCCTGGTGA
- a CDS encoding PGPGW domain-containing protein — protein sequence MSRWARVRAQVAMLPRPVRVVAVATIGGTVVLAGVAMLVLPGPGVLVIFAGLALLATEFVWAKRWLDRAKSTAQAGVDKGKEALRRKREAPADVVVVDATAVRREAPPAA from the coding sequence GTGAGCAGGTGGGCTCGGGTGCGGGCGCAGGTGGCGATGCTGCCGCGACCGGTACGGGTGGTCGCGGTCGCGACGATCGGCGGGACCGTGGTGCTGGCTGGTGTGGCGATGCTGGTGCTGCCCGGACCGGGGGTGCTGGTGATCTTCGCGGGGCTGGCGCTGCTGGCCACGGAGTTCGTGTGGGCCAAGCGCTGGCTCGACCGGGCGAAGAGCACCGCGCAGGCCGGGGTCGACAAGGGCAAGGAGGCCCTGCGCCGCAAGCGGGAGGCGCCCGCGGACGTCGTCGTGGTCGACGCGACGGCCGTCAGGCGGGAGGCGCCGCCGGCAGCGTGA
- a CDS encoding Fic family protein, which yields MIYAYPDLSLEDLRVLDELADMRAELAVHLRVPRRWTGRLRRTALARAIQGSNSIEGYHVELDDADASLDDEEPLSADQRTYAEIRGYRQALGYVLAMADDDHFALDVSALRSMHYMMLAHDLAKSPGQYRQGEIFVQDERTDRVVYTGPDAEVVPALMAELVDDMNRPDDADPLVHAAMAHLNLVMIHPFRDGNGRMARALQTLVLARRGVAEPELASIEEWLGAHTDDYYAVLAATGHGRWDPTGDASLWVSFNLRAHHLQAQAVRDRLRRAQRSYEILDDVVSSLGLPDRTIDALYTALIGFRLRRPTYVDQVAVDERTASRDFKALVEGGLLRPVGATRGRHYVAGPRLDDVRGRVGPGTAPRDPYPELRAELARRAARSHG from the coding sequence ATGATCTACGCCTACCCCGATCTCTCGCTGGAGGACCTCCGCGTCCTCGACGAGCTCGCCGACATGCGCGCCGAGCTGGCGGTCCACCTGCGTGTCCCCCGCCGATGGACCGGTCGGTTGCGCCGCACCGCCCTGGCGCGCGCCATCCAGGGGTCGAACAGCATCGAGGGCTACCACGTCGAGCTCGACGACGCGGACGCCTCGCTCGACGACGAAGAGCCGCTGAGCGCCGACCAGCGGACCTACGCCGAGATCCGCGGATACCGCCAGGCACTGGGGTACGTGCTGGCGATGGCTGACGACGACCACTTCGCGCTCGACGTCTCCGCCTTGCGGTCGATGCACTACATGATGCTCGCCCACGACCTCGCCAAGAGCCCCGGGCAGTACCGGCAGGGCGAGATCTTCGTGCAGGACGAGCGCACCGACCGCGTCGTCTACACCGGTCCGGATGCCGAGGTCGTCCCCGCGCTCATGGCCGAGCTCGTCGACGACATGAACCGGCCCGACGACGCCGACCCCCTGGTCCACGCGGCGATGGCGCACCTGAACCTCGTCATGATCCACCCCTTCCGGGACGGCAACGGCAGGATGGCGCGCGCCCTGCAGACGCTCGTCCTCGCCCGCCGCGGGGTCGCCGAGCCCGAGCTCGCCAGCATCGAGGAGTGGCTGGGCGCCCACACGGACGACTACTACGCGGTGCTGGCGGCGACGGGGCACGGCCGGTGGGACCCCACCGGCGACGCCTCGCTGTGGGTGAGCTTCAACCTGCGCGCGCACCACCTGCAGGCGCAGGCGGTGCGCGACCGGCTGCGCCGCGCGCAGCGCAGCTACGAGATCCTCGACGACGTCGTCTCGAGCCTCGGGCTGCCCGACCGCACCATCGACGCGCTCTACACGGCCCTCATCGGCTTCCGGCTGCGCCGCCCGACCTACGTGGACCAGGTGGCCGTGGACGAGAGGACCGCCAGCCGGGACTTCAAGGCACTCGTGGAGGGCGGGCTGCTCCGGCCGGTCGGCGCGACCCGGGGACGGCACTACGTCGCGGGGCCACGGCTCGACGACGTACGGGGACGTGTCGGCCCGGGCACCGCGCCACGGGACCCGTACCCCGAGCTGCGAGCAGAGCTGGCGCGCCGTGCGGCGCGGTCGCACGGCTGA
- a CDS encoding GNAT family N-acetyltransferase, whose product MTVAVATDDPHRPDVLALLHEHLADMYATSPAESVHALDPAALTGPTMTFWTARSSDGALLGCVALHQLAPDAGELKSMRTAAASRGRGVGATMLAHVVAEATARGYRTLHLETGSEPYFAAARRLYERAGFTTCGPFAGYGPDPLSAFYRLTLPAAPPA is encoded by the coding sequence ATGACCGTCGCCGTCGCGACCGACGACCCGCACCGCCCCGACGTGCTCGCCCTGCTGCACGAGCACCTGGCCGACATGTACGCCACCTCGCCCGCGGAGTCCGTCCACGCGCTCGACCCCGCCGCGCTGACGGGCCCGACGATGACGTTCTGGACGGCGCGCTCGTCGGACGGGGCGCTGCTCGGCTGCGTCGCGCTCCACCAGCTCGCTCCCGACGCCGGGGAGCTGAAGTCCATGCGGACCGCCGCCGCGTCCCGCGGCCGCGGCGTCGGCGCGACGATGCTCGCGCACGTCGTCGCCGAGGCCACGGCCCGCGGCTACCGGACCCTGCACCTGGAGACGGGGTCGGAGCCGTACTTCGCCGCCGCCCGCCGCCTGTACGAGCGAGCCGGGTTCACGACCTGCGGCCCGTTCGCCGGGTACGGGCCCGACCCGTTGAGCGCCTTCTACCGGCTCACGCTGCCGGCGGCGCCTCCCGCCTGA